The Sebastes umbrosus isolate fSebUmb1 unplaced genomic scaffold, fSebUmb1.pri scaffold_113_arrow_ctg1, whole genome shotgun sequence genome includes the window tactgctactgctactactactgctgctactactgctactactgctgctgctactactagtactgctgctactactactgctactactactgctgctgctactgctactactgctgctgctactactgctgctactactactgctgctgctgctactgctgctactactgctactactactgctactgctactactgctgctgctgctgctgctgctgctactactgctgctgctactactactagtactgctactgctactactactactactactgctactactactactactgctactactgctactactactgctgctactactactactgctactactgctactactactgctactgctactactactactactgctactgctgctactactgctgctactactgctactgctactgctgctactactgctactgctactgctactactgctactacggTAACTAAGAGGACTACTTCCTTGTTCTCTGTTACCTTGGCGTGTTTGAGCTCCAGCTCTGCCAGCTCCACCAGGTTCTTCCTGAACGCCGCCACTCGTCTCGTCTTGAAGTCGATGAGCTCTGAGTCCAGAACAGAGTCCATGTTAGATACCACagcagggggagggggggcagtAGAAGTATGAAAGACGTGTTTTATCGTAGCAGTAGAGGTAAAAGGAGTCCGTGGACTCGGCTGACCTTGCTTGGCGGACTCGGAGATCTTCTCAAACTTGTGGCAGCAGAGCTGCTGGCTGGTCTCGGCCTGCAGGACATCTCTGTTCTTGGCTCGGGCTTTGTCCAGAGCCTTGTTGGCGTTCTCGTAGTCCACAAGAGACCGGCTCCTCCGGTACAGCAGGTCCTGCAGCCGGTCATAAGATTACACATTTAAGTCAACTCCTCTTTAACATCtgattaataaaatgttttcattccaCCGTCCCGCTGTCACTACTACTCATCGTTCCATCGTCCCTCTGTCACTACTACTCATCGTTCCATCGTCCCTCTGTCACTACTACTCATCGTTCCATCGTCCCTCTGCCACTACTACTCATCGTTCCATCGTCCCTCTGTCACTACTACTCATCGTTCCATCGTCCCTCTGTCACTACTACTCATCGTTCCATCGTCCCTCTGCCACTACTACTCATCGTTCCATCGTCCCTCTGCCACTACTACTCATCGTTCCATCGTCCCTCTGTCACTACTACTCATCGTTCCATCGTCCCTCTGTCACTACTACTCATCGTTCCATCGTCCCTCTGTCACTACTACTCATCGTTCCATCGTCCCTCTGCCACTACTACTCATCGTTCCATCGTCCCACCGTCCCTCTGTCACTACTACTCATCGTTCCATCGTCCCTCTGTCACTACTACTCATCGTTCCATCGTCCCTCTGCCACTACTACTCATCGTTCCATCGTCCCTCTGTCACTACTACTCATCGTTCCATCGTCCCTCTGCCACTACTACTCATCGTTCCATCGTCCCTCTGTCACTACTACTCATCGTTCCATCGTCCCTCTGTCACTACTACTCATCGTTCCATCGTCCCTCTGTCACTACTACTCATCGTTCCATCGTCCCTCTGCCACTACTACTCATCGTTCCATCGTCCCACCGTCCCTCTGCCACTACTACTCATCGTTCCATCGTCCCTCTGTCACTACTACTCATCGTTCCATCGTCCCTCTGCCACTACTACTCATCGTTCCATCGTCCCTCTGTCACTACTACTCATCGTTCCATCGTCCCTCTGTCACTACTACTCATCGTTCCATCGTTCCACCGTCCCTCTGTCACTACTACTCATCGTTCCATCGTCCCTCTGTCACTACTACTCATCGTTCCATCGTCCCTCTGTCACTACTACTCATCGTTCCATCGTTCCACCGTCCCTCTGTCACTACTACTCATCGTTCCATCGTCCCTCTGTCACTACTACTCATCGTTCCATCGTTCCACCGTCCCTCTGTCACTACTACTCATCGTTCCATCGTCCCTCTGTCACTACTACTCATCGTTCCATCGTCCCTCTGTCACTACTACTCATCGTTCCATCGTTCCACCGTCCCTCTGTCACTACTACTCATCGTTCCACCGTCCCTCTGTCACTACTACTCATCGTTCCATCGTCCCGCTGCCACTACTACTCATCGTTCCACCGTCCCGCTGCCACTACTACTCATCGTtccgttttgtgttgttaattgatttacaataataaatatatacatacattaaagcagcatatttgtccacttccatgtcgataagaggattaaatacttgactgatctccctttaaggttaatttagaACTGATAGAATATGTGAGATTAATCGTGGACAATCTTGTGATTAgtcatgaatcaatattttaattattattgtcaGCCCTAGAAatgatatattgtgtttttaaagagttCCGTCtccagtaggaaccaatgggcttggagctgacaggaagtcagaccgTATTGAGAGATGGACTAACACACTGCTCACCTTTGCAGCCTGCGACTCTCTCAGATAATACTTCAGCAGGTCGGCCAGCTTCAGGTCTTCATCTGCTGCAACTCGAGCTTCAATTTTCTGTGAAACAACGACAGAAAGCTTCACTAGTCTCACTGTGTACAGAACCACCCACTGATGTGGACTTTATATGGACCCTAAACCAGGACCTTCATCGTTGACATGTGATCTGACAACAAACATACCCTCGTCTTCTCAAACAGCTCCGACACCTTCAGGAAGAACCTGAAACAGAAGAAACAGGAAGCAGATCAACAGGAGGAAGTGATGAATCAATAAATGAAGTGATACCGTCACCAGGGTCAACGTGGTGGTTCGTACTTGCAGAGGTCCGTGGAGTCCTGCGTTCCCAACGCGTAGAGAGACGAGGCGATTCTGTTGATGTCGTCCGCAGCGTCTGAACACAAACACCTGATGTTTagtcctacatttcccatagtGCACCTGGATAGAGTGTCCCCTGCCTGGCAAATATTGTGTAAGGGGTCTCATTGGCCTGGCTGGAGGCTGATGTCATTAttggggatgcaccgatacccgataccagtatcgggtatcggttccgatactgtgctcatgtactcgtactcgcaaaacagctccgatacaacggcaccaataccactttacagcagcgtgacgttaacctctcgtcaccatctttcgggtcctcacggtTGCCGACAACTCCACAGACCCCTGGCTTTCACGTGGGCCATGGCGCAACGCGGTTGatgcgcactgaggacagtccaccctGGTCGACAGTCGcgccgggagcagggagccccgtcacggtgcggcgaagtccgggcggggagcgctgtaaagctgcagctGCGAGCCACCTTCTccctgagcctttccaagccgacctagagccggtggcgacgcaccgcctcgtatgcgtgactccccagcctgccgtgtgtcgctcacaccctccagctggctgttaacgaggctctttaggcacagagaagtactcgtattggtactcggtatcagagAGTACCCAGATGtcagtacttgtactcggtctgaaaaacagtggtatcggtgcatccctagtcctTATAAGCACGGCTCCAGCTGGTGTTTGTGGTGTCCTAACGGGGTATATTAGTCGGCTCTCCTCGGCTGTTTTTAGGGATCGGATCATTGGAATGTGGGGCGGCCGGACGAAGGATATCAGGAATGACTGTCCCTGTGTTATCTGGTTTCTTTAAACACTTCAAACTGACGAGTCGGTGTCTGTTCAACAGTTAATCTGGTTACAGTCTGTAATACCGTTTGTCTTCTACATAATCTGGCGTCACCAGCAGGATTGGAAGCAGACGGGCTACGGGCTGCTGGCAACGCGACTGTGAGGCGTTATCTTTCCATTATAAAATGAGCTGGGATCTTACTTTTGTGTGAGCGGATCATTCTGTCCGATTTGGCCGACGCGTCTTTCACTCTGTTGTGATATTCTAACAGAAATGTCTTCTCGTGCTCGAAGAAGTCGTCCACGTCctgcaaacagacaaacaagaaATACAGATGAAACCCGACAGACGTGAAACCGTGAAGCTCAGGTAGAAGATCAGAAAGGTCACCTTGACTCCGGCCACCAGGACGCCGTCCGCCGACTTCACCACGTTCTTAAAGAAATCCTCCAGCTTCTCCTTCTTGTTCTTCCCTCGGACACTCAGCTGTCAAGagaggagaggtcagaggtcagaggtcacactaCGACAACAACATGAACTGTACACGCAGCGGAATCACAACATTAAACCGTCTCCAGCTTCTGTTAGAACTGATCCTTTCTGGGACTTCCGGTGTGGCGCTGAAGCAGATGGCTGCTCGAAAGAACGTCTCCCAATCAGTGGGTTTTAATCCCCTTGTACAAACTTGAGATGTCAAATTAAACTGAAATATAACATGGAAggggaaaagcaaaaaaagggtAAAGGTAAAACTGGCTCCAGACGCGAGAAAGGTGAAATAGCAGAGGAAATCTACGGCGATGAAGAAAGTCACGGGAACAACAGCGAGACAGGGAAAGCTAACGAAGCGCTAGCTAGCTCGGACATGCAGGCCATCTACAATGAGATCCGGGCGCTCAGATCGGATCTTAAAAGTGATTAAGTGAATTCCCACTCACGTTTTGTGAAGACAAAGAAAGAGCTGAACGAGTTTAGGGGAGAAATCAACCAGAAACTCAAAGAAGCTACAGGTGACCTGCAGGCCACCAAAGTCAGAGTGGCGGAGGCGGAACAACGCATCGCCGGTATTGAAGAACGGGACGCAGCGGCGAGAGAGGCTCTTATTCAGACGATGGAGACTCAAGAGGCTCTGCAGGCTAAGCTAACTGATTTAGAAGCTCTTTCTCGCCAGAACAACCTCGGCATATACGGCGCGCCGGAGGGATCTGAGGGGAACAACCTCGGCATATACGGCGTGCCGGAGGGATCTGAGGGGAACAACCTACCGGAGTTTGTGACAAAGCTTATAAAGTCGGAGCTTGGCCCGCCGATAACGGAGATGGACCTCGGAATACAGCGCTGTCCCCGGGCTCTCGCTCCAAAGCCTCCAAGCGATGCACCACCAAGATCACTGGTGATCTGCTTCCTCGAGTTCAGAATGAAAGAACAGATACTGCATACTGCTTGGAGAAAGATAGATGTCCGTTACGACGGGAAGAGGATCTATTTTCATCAAGATTATCCTTCCGACATTTTCAAGAAAAGGAAGGCATATGTGGAAATACTGACGGAACTTAAAGCCAAAGGAATCCGTTTCCAAACGCCACATCCAGCCAAACTGAAGGGGTTCTTTGACAGCGGTACCCACACCTACGAGATCGCGGTAGAAGCGGCTAAAGACTTGAAGAAGAGAGGATTCTCCATAGAAACCGTCAAGGAGCTCGACTCTGCAGCGGTGAAACAGCGGAGACTAGCAACGTGGGAGAAGGCAGGTGCGGGCCGCGGACCGAGAGCAGATACGGGAGAGGCTACGGAGTTTTCAacgcgcccccccccccctccccgggAATATTCGGCGCTGACGAGTGATACGTTGAAGGGTAATTATAACGGGGCTTATCGGTAAGTGGACGGAGCCATACACCTCCACGATGAATCACTTGAATGACGGCCCAGTTCTGAGTAGACTGACAGTGATACCGGGGCGTTAACACTGCTTCACTAAACAACACAGACAAAGTCATATTGGTTTAAACTAAGAGGTCACTCTGCTATTTTACTTTCAGCCAGTTTATTAAGGTACTTAATATCATTTCTCCTGGAGCCTGCCTAGCTGAATCTTTATACCGGCCACATGGGAACAGTTGTGAACATTACCGGTGCAGAGTATTCTCTGTTGCACTGACGGGAGGCCCTCGATGGACTCACTCTCAATGTGAGGATTTATTCAAACCTCGGACTTGcaagtctttttcttttctttgttgcaTGTACTTGTTTTATTATGATGGTtcatatacactcaccggccactttattaggtacaccttgctagtaccgggtggtctcctctttattaggtacaccttgctagtaccgggtggtcttcctctttattaggtacaccatgctagtaccgggtggtatccactttattaggtacaccttgctagtaccgggtggtctcctctttattaggtacaccttgctagtaccgggtggtcttcctctttattaggtacaccatgctagtaccgggtggtatccactttattaggtacaccttgctagtaccgggtggtatccactttattaggtacaccttgctagtaccgggtggtatccactttattaggtacaccttgctagtaccgggtggtcttcatctgcttccaggttggacgtgttgtgcgttcagagatggtattctgcataccttggttgtaacgagtggttatttgagttactgttgcctttctatcatctccaaccactctgcccattctcctctgacctctgacatcaacaaggcatttccgtccacacaacccccgctcactggatctgttctcttgttgggaccattctctgtaaaccctagagatggttgtggtgaaaatcccagtagatcagcagtttaatactcagaccagcccgtctggcaccaacaaccatgccacgttcaaagtcacttaaatcccctttctgatgctcggtttgaacttcagcaagtcgtcttcaccacgtctagatgacgtaatgcattgagctgctgccatgtgattggatgattagctatttgtgttaacaagcaattgaacaggtgtgcctaataaagtggccggtgagtgtatattgtTCATTGTCATGGGTTAGGTTACACAAGTGCACAGGATTTTAATTGAACATATGCATTTACAGGATAGTTACACTTAATGTCAATgggttgcattgtgggtaggtAGGTgggttgcattgtgggtaggtAGGTGGGTAGCTAGGAAGCTAAACTAATGTTTAGTTTCTGAAGGTAAATTGTGCTCAGGTGATGAAGTCAAACAGGTGTGAGTGTTTACAGAACATCCAGCTCTAGAGTCAACAGATCTCATGATCACACCTGATCACACCTGATCTCAACTGATCTCACCTGAGTGGATTTTACACTTTGGCTCAgaaaacaggagcagagtgagacctcTCACTGTTGCTCTGTTTAAAGTTCACCTGCTCACTGGTGGGCTTCACCTGGATGGACACCTGTAGTGTCAGAAGTGACTGGAGGTGTGAGAAGTGTCAGCAGTGACTCACGTCCTGGTTGTACTCCAGGAAGACGTGGAAGTTGAGGTCTTTCCTGAGGACAGGATGAGCCGCCACGCGACACAGGAAGACCTCGTGCATGGCGACAGTCTTCTTAAAGATGGCCAGGTACTCTCTGAAAACACAAAGTGTGATCATCaggtaggcaggcaggtaggtaggtaagtaggtaggtaggtaggtaggttggtaggcaggtaggtaggtaggtaggtaggtagccaGGTTGGTAGGCAGGCAGGTAGctaggcaggtaggtaggtaggcaggtaggtaggtaagtaggtaggtaggtagccaGGTTGGTAGGCAGGCAGGTagctaggtaggtaggtaagtaggtaggtaggtagataggtaggttggtaggcaggtaggtaggtaagtaggtaggtaggtagccaGGTTGGTAGGCAGGCAGGTagctaggtaggtaggtaagtaggtaggtaggtagataggtaggttggtaggcaggtaggtaggtaggcaggtagcCAGGTTggtaggcaggtaggtaggtaggcaggtaggtaggtaagtaggtaggtaggcagcCAGGTTggtaggcaggtaggtaggGAAGGACTCACGCCTCCAGCTCTTGCTTCATCTTAGTGAACTCCTCCTTCGTCATGgatccttctccttctcccagTTTCTGCAGTTTCTCTCTGGACGCATCAAAGTCTGGTCTGGGAGGCGCGGGGGGGATCTACacaacatcaccatcatcatcatcatcatcagtgtgtgtgtgtgtgtgtgtgtgtgtgtgtgtgtgtgtgtgtgtgtgtgtgtgtgtgtgtgtgtgtggttctcaCGATGTATCCTGCGTACTCTTCGTTCTCAACGAAGGAGTCGTGCAGCCAGATGAACTCTTCGTGCTGTCGGACCACTGAGAACTCGTTCTGCTTGAAGTTGGGCAGCGTGCTCTgaggaaacaggaagtacaTCATCACTACGCTACTCACATCAGGTCTCAGAGGACGGAGGCGTTTTACCAGATTAcacctgaacacaacatgaTAGAACTCAATGGATCCTCcgtacgttagctgttagctccctTATTAAGCAttctgcccaccggctgctaacagctagcagctaacacctagcagctaacagctagcagcaagcagctaacagctagcagctaacagctagcagctaacacctaacagctagcagctaacaccTAGCAgttaacagctagcagctaacagctaacagctagcagctaacacctagcagctaacagctagcagctaacaccTAGCAGcaagcagctagcagctaacacctagcagctaacagctagcagcaaGCAGCTAGCAGcaagcagctaacagctagcagctaacagctagcagctaacagctagcagctaacacctaacagctagcagctaacagctaacacctAGCAGCTAACacctagcagctaacagctagcagctagcagctaacaccTAGCAGcaagcagctagcagctaacacctagcagctaacagctagcagctaacagctaacacctagcagctaacagctagcagcaagcagctaacagctagcagctaacagctagcagctaacacctaacagctagcagctaacagctaacacctagcagctaacagctaacacctagcagctaacagctagcagctaacagctagcagctaacaccTAGCAGcaagcagctagcagctaacacctagcagctaacagctagcagcaagcagctaacagctagcagctaacagctaacacctagcagctaacagctagcagctaacagctaacacctagcagctaacagctagcagcaagcagctaacagctagcagctaacagctagcagctagccaGTTTCAAAGTGTCCCCTTTAGTCTCTGAGACAGAGACACATAAAGAGTCTGACCTTGGTGTGGACGGTGAACTTGACCTTGTCTCTCTCACTCAGAGCGTCGGAGATGTCCACCTGCAGCGTGGCGTCCGTCTGGAGGTCCACGTTGACCGCCCGCGGCTGCAGAGAGACCACAGAGACCACATATCCCATGATGCACCACACCCACTAATCAGCTGCTTAACATAACACAGTGATGATGATATAATGTGACATCACAATATATGAGCTGTAATTATCTAACTGTCAAATATCATCAAGATGAAATACAACGACTCTACAGAGAGAACTATGAAGATGATTCAATCTaatgaatataataaaatgattataTTATAGTACTATAGAGGACGGTTTCAGTCTGACACAtctttatattctatatatatatatagttatttcTATGCTAGCCCTTCCAGTCACCAGCACATACTGGATCTattccagctctctctgcacATGACCAGCCATCAGTCTCACATATAGACCGTCCTGTGAAGCTCACATTAACACGTGCACCACGTGCACcacggtacacacacacacacacacacacacacacacacacacacacacacacacacacacacacacacacacacacaaatgcctaCTGTCACAGTGTTGACAACTCGCTTAtttacagactttatttctaAAAAGAGACCAGCGACTCATTcaagttatattatatattatatatcatatctctccctctcctctgtcaCTATTAATAATATagataacataatataacattatataatACACCTCTACATACTTGTAAACAGATCCTGAGTCATTAATAGttttgtataaatatatatttaaataaatacatagtgtATAGATAGATGATAAACAGTTGACTCTGTCGTGGTACGCCACGTTAA containing:
- the snx6 gene encoding sorting nexin-6; translation: MMQEGLDDGPDFLSEEDRGPRAVNVDLQTDATLQVDISDALSERDKVKFTVHTKSTLPNFKQNEFSVVRQHEEFIWLHDSFVENEEYAGYIIPPAPPRPDFDASREKLQKLGEGEGSMTKEEFTKMKQELEAEYLAIFKKTVAMHEVFLCRVAAHPVLRKDLNFHVFLEYNQDLSVRGKNKKEKLEDFFKNVVKSADGVLVAGVKDVDDFFEHEKTFLLEYHNRVKDASAKSDRMIRSHKNAADDINRIASSLYALGTQDSTDLCKFFLKVSELFEKTRKIEARVAADEDLKLADLLKYYLRESQAAKDLLYRRSRSLVDYENANKALDKARAKNRDVLQAETSQQLCCHKFEKISESAKQELIDFKTRRVAAFRKNLVELAELELKHAKGNLQLLQSCLGVLKGNT